From the genome of Trueperaceae bacterium, one region includes:
- the polA gene encoding DNA polymerase I, with the protein MSAKKRADPLQPSLFGADVGPDAPAAEGAGTGGGRAPGRPRLVLVDGHGLAYRAYFAIRQLSTSAGMPTNAVYGFMRAILDLLRAQEPADGLIVAFDAPAPTFRKARYAEYKAHRPKAPDDFPLQLNAIRSLLDLIGVQRVETPGLEADDLIGSLAVRAARAGWLVEIVTSDRDAMQLVSDDVTVVSPDGKQRMDPAAVVDKYGVTPAQWVDYRALTGDSSDNIPGVKGIGPIAARKLLELYGDLDALLANLGSLPSKAQATAISEGLEALELSRELSRIVTDAEVALQVVPAGERRMQRQELTAALQQLEFGSLLFELGLSERTAYERAPWDEVAADLDVDAGVEAHWAYGYLLSDVRPTAARVTDLALAAAGRVAEAQAGAGVAERVAGLGVVNAADAKALVVASRLAGAEAVAGDDPLLMAYLLDSAGASAETLARRLGVGEWGVGARDHAAVSAELVKALGSRLQGRQREVYERIERPLQDVLADMEVAGILLDLPLLADMSAEAAAELAVLEARLGAIAGTGGFNVASRDQVAWLLFEKLGLRAGHRTATGKQSTAVGAIEPLRGQHEAVDLILEHREVAKLKGTYLDPLPALADGEGRVHTTFEQAVVATGRLSSVNPNLQNVPVRTARGREVRRAFIAGEGRTLLVADYSQIELRMLAHIAEEPALIEAFMTGEDIHRSTAANVYAVEPDAVTSDMRRVAKVINFGVLYGMSAQRLSRELEIAYDRAEAFIATYFQRYPRVRAYIDGTLASARATGYVETIMGRRRAVPDLLSPNRSVREGAERVAYNMPIQGSAADVMKLAMLELAPALAGFGGRLLLQVHDEVVAEVPSERAREAAAVVRDIMAGVIDLKVPLVADVGLGANWLDAK; encoded by the coding sequence ATGAGCGCCAAGAAGCGGGCCGACCCACTGCAGCCGTCGCTCTTCGGAGCGGACGTCGGGCCGGACGCGCCCGCCGCCGAGGGCGCTGGAACGGGCGGCGGCCGCGCGCCAGGCCGCCCCCGCCTGGTCCTGGTCGACGGTCACGGCCTCGCCTACCGCGCCTACTTCGCGATCCGCCAGCTCTCCACGTCCGCCGGCATGCCGACGAACGCAGTCTACGGTTTCATGCGGGCCATCCTCGACCTGCTCAGGGCCCAAGAACCCGCCGACGGGCTCATCGTGGCGTTCGACGCGCCCGCCCCGACGTTCCGCAAGGCGCGCTACGCGGAGTACAAGGCCCACCGGCCCAAGGCGCCGGACGACTTCCCGCTCCAGCTCAACGCCATCAGGTCGCTCCTGGACCTCATCGGCGTGCAGCGGGTCGAGACCCCCGGCCTCGAGGCCGACGACCTGATCGGCTCCCTCGCCGTGCGCGCCGCGCGCGCCGGGTGGCTCGTGGAGATAGTCACGAGCGACCGCGACGCCATGCAGCTCGTGAGCGACGACGTCACCGTCGTGAGCCCGGACGGGAAGCAGCGCATGGACCCAGCTGCCGTCGTGGACAAGTACGGCGTGACCCCCGCTCAGTGGGTGGACTACCGGGCCCTCACCGGCGACTCCTCCGACAACATCCCGGGCGTGAAGGGTATCGGCCCCATCGCCGCCCGCAAGCTCCTCGAGCTCTACGGCGACCTGGACGCGCTGCTCGCGAACCTGGGCTCCCTGCCGAGCAAGGCCCAGGCGACCGCCATCAGCGAGGGCCTAGAGGCCCTGGAGCTCTCGCGCGAGCTGTCGCGCATCGTCACGGACGCCGAGGTCGCGCTTCAGGTGGTGCCCGCCGGCGAGCGGCGCATGCAGCGCCAGGAGCTGACGGCCGCCCTACAGCAGTTGGAGTTCGGCAGCCTGCTCTTCGAGCTGGGCCTCAGCGAACGGACGGCGTACGAGCGGGCCCCCTGGGACGAGGTCGCCGCCGACCTCGATGTCGACGCCGGCGTCGAAGCTCACTGGGCGTACGGCTACCTCCTCAGCGACGTCCGTCCGACGGCCGCCCGGGTCACGGACCTGGCGCTCGCCGCCGCCGGTCGGGTGGCGGAGGCGCAGGCCGGTGCCGGCGTCGCCGAGCGCGTGGCGGGCCTCGGGGTGGTCAACGCGGCCGACGCCAAGGCGCTGGTCGTGGCGTCCCGGTTGGCCGGCGCGGAGGCGGTCGCGGGCGACGACCCGCTGCTCATGGCCTACCTCCTCGACTCGGCCGGCGCCAGTGCCGAGACGCTGGCGCGGCGCCTCGGGGTCGGCGAGTGGGGCGTTGGCGCCCGCGACCACGCCGCCGTGAGCGCGGAGCTCGTCAAGGCCCTCGGATCGCGCCTGCAGGGCAGGCAACGCGAGGTGTACGAGAGGATAGAACGCCCGCTCCAGGACGTGCTGGCCGACATGGAGGTGGCGGGCATCCTCCTGGACCTGCCGCTCCTGGCGGACATGTCGGCCGAGGCCGCCGCCGAGCTGGCGGTCCTGGAGGCGCGGCTCGGCGCCATCGCCGGAACGGGCGGCTTCAACGTGGCCTCGCGCGACCAGGTGGCCTGGCTCCTCTTCGAGAAGCTCGGCCTTCGCGCCGGGCACCGGACGGCGACGGGCAAGCAGAGCACGGCCGTGGGAGCCATCGAGCCCCTCAGGGGTCAGCACGAGGCGGTGGACCTGATACTCGAGCACCGCGAGGTGGCCAAGCTCAAGGGCACTTACCTTGACCCCCTGCCGGCGCTCGCGGACGGTGAGGGGCGCGTGCATACGACCTTCGAGCAGGCCGTCGTCGCCACCGGGCGCCTCTCCAGCGTCAACCCCAACCTCCAGAACGTGCCCGTGCGCACGGCGCGCGGGCGGGAGGTACGCCGCGCGTTCATCGCGGGCGAGGGGCGGACGCTCCTCGTGGCGGACTACTCGCAGATCGAGCTACGGATGCTCGCACACATAGCGGAGGAGCCCGCGCTCATCGAAGCCTTCATGACCGGCGAGGACATCCACAGGAGCACTGCGGCGAACGTCTACGCCGTCGAGCCCGACGCCGTCACGTCGGACATGCGCAGGGTGGCGAAGGTCATCAACTTCGGCGTCCTCTACGGCATGTCGGCGCAACGGCTCAGCCGGGAGCTCGAGATCGCCTACGATCGGGCCGAAGCCTTCATCGCGACCTACTTCCAGCGCTACCCGCGCGTGCGCGCCTACATCGACGGCACGCTCGCCTCCGCCAGGGCCACCGGCTACGTCGAGACGATCATGGGACGCAGGCGCGCCGTGCCGGACCTGTTGAGCCCCAACCGCAGCGTGCGGGAAGGGGCGGAGCGCGTGGCCTACAACATGCCCATCCAAGGCAGCGCCGCCGACGTCATGAAGCTGGCCATGCTCGAGCTCGCGCCCGCGCTGGCCGGTTTCGGCGGGCGTTTGCTGCTCCAGGTCCACGACGAGGTGGTCGCCGAGGTGCCGTCGGAACGCGCCCGCGAGGCGGCGGCGGTCGTGCGCGACATCATGGCCGGCGTCATCGACCTGAAGGTGCCGCTCGTCGCGGACGTCGGCCTTGGCGCGAACTGGCTGGACGCCAAGTAG
- the tmpR gene encoding bifunctional dihydropteridine reductase/dihydrofolate reductase TmpR, protein MSESGPEGATRRPARGARHGRPAALVTGSAKGIGKAIALALAADGYDVMIHYRRSRAEADGVVEAATALGAHAVAAQADVTDEAEARGLVDAAHSLFGRLDALVNNVGNYHQGPLADLSGEVWREMFASNLDATFYTCQRAVPYLRLAPNGGRIVNLGYAGAELIKARPSIAAYGIAKTGVILYSKALALAEAKNGITVNVVSPGVIENSVTKPLHELPMDRVGRLDEVVGAVRYFLSPAADYVTGTTLEVAGAWNV, encoded by the coding sequence GTGAGCGAGTCCGGACCCGAGGGGGCCACGCGCCGTCCCGCGCGCGGCGCCCGGCACGGGCGCCCCGCCGCGCTCGTCACGGGCTCCGCCAAGGGGATCGGCAAGGCGATCGCGCTGGCGCTGGCCGCGGACGGTTACGACGTGATGATCCATTACCGCAGGAGCCGCGCGGAAGCCGACGGCGTGGTCGAGGCGGCCACCGCCCTCGGAGCCCACGCAGTCGCGGCGCAAGCGGACGTCACCGACGAGGCCGAGGCGCGCGGGCTCGTCGACGCCGCTCACTCCCTCTTCGGACGCCTCGACGCGCTCGTCAACAACGTGGGCAACTACCACCAGGGCCCTCTCGCGGACCTCTCCGGCGAGGTCTGGCGCGAGATGTTCGCGAGCAACCTCGACGCCACCTTCTACACGTGCCAGCGGGCCGTGCCGTACTTGCGGCTCGCCCCGAACGGCGGCAGGATCGTCAACCTGGGCTACGCGGGCGCCGAGCTCATCAAGGCCCGCCCGAGCATCGCGGCCTACGGGATAGCCAAGACCGGCGTCATCCTCTACTCGAAGGCCCTCGCCCTCGCCGAGGCGAAGAACGGCATCACGGTCAACGTGGTGAGCCCGGGCGTCATCGAGAACAGCGTCACCAAGCCGCTGCACGAGCTGCCGATGGACAGGGTCGGCCGGCTGGACGAGGTGGTCGGCGCGGTCAGGTACTTCCTGAGCCCGGCGGCCGACTACGTGACCGGTACGACTCTCGAGGTCGCGGGAGCCTGGAACGTGTGA
- a CDS encoding CDP-alcohol phosphatidyltransferase family protein, which yields MAVVQPAANAVVRLLARTRLEPWHVVAGHTLLGFLAAGLVATSHPGNWLAAAVLLQVKTVLDNADGGLARATGRVTEFGRYLDTVCDLAVNVALFAALAARGAALGSAAALVIVTLALSADFGAQKRYEEVRGLRARATPAARGRRDPWYLAVVRRVYLIVLAPQDRAFEAADAALFRLAGGTPWAAATAEQRQRWADLFSTGALVNLGLSTQYLALGVALALGMPYAYVVICWCQLPYLLGVQALRVARYRAAGRP from the coding sequence ATGGCGGTCGTACAGCCCGCGGCGAACGCGGTCGTGCGCCTGCTCGCGCGCACGCGCCTCGAGCCGTGGCACGTCGTCGCCGGGCACACGCTCCTCGGCTTCCTCGCCGCCGGCCTCGTGGCGACGTCGCACCCGGGCAACTGGCTCGCCGCGGCGGTGCTCCTGCAGGTGAAGACCGTGCTAGACAACGCCGACGGCGGCCTGGCCAGAGCGACAGGACGCGTCACCGAGTTCGGGCGCTACCTCGACACCGTCTGCGACCTCGCCGTCAACGTGGCGCTCTTCGCGGCGCTGGCGGCGCGCGGCGCAGCGTTGGGCAGCGCGGCGGCCCTCGTGATCGTCACACTCGCGTTGAGCGCCGACTTCGGTGCCCAGAAACGCTACGAGGAGGTGAGGGGGCTCCGAGCCCGAGCGACGCCGGCAGCGAGGGGCCGGCGCGACCCCTGGTACCTGGCGGTCGTGCGCCGCGTCTACCTGATCGTCCTTGCCCCTCAGGACCGCGCCTTCGAGGCCGCTGACGCCGCTCTGTTCCGGCTCGCGGGCGGCACACCGTGGGCCGCCGCCACCGCGGAACAGCGGCAGCGTTGGGCCGACCTCTTCTCCACCGGCGCGCTCGTCAACCTCGGCCTGAGCACCCAGTACCTGGCGCTCGGGGTGGCCCTCGCGCTCGGCATGCCCTACGCTTACGTCGTGATCTGCTGGTGTCAGTTGCCGTACCTCCTTGGCGTCCAGGCCCTGAGGGTCGCGCGTTACCGCGCGGCGGGGCGCCCGTGA
- a CDS encoding response regulator: MTTTLVLVVDDEPSMLKVSELTLASAGYDVIAFEDPIEALAELRDGLRPDVIVSDVSMPPMDGFEFHGHVREISELRGVPFLFLTALEDRNSMRKGMTLGADDYLTKPVKKEELLEAVGVRLRRVEELRRPLTGVVAAHGFGHPMVVREGQRLDWDSLKALEFLFYLLEHRSGVTTFEVAEALWPGKTESKASSSFHTTLYRLRKVMGGDVVESANRRYYLQESFQIGYDVDSYRQLARQARETGGMRDFLAAIRLYTGHFMAGFDSNWVDNVRLSLQASHLTLLETAAAKAVASDDVTQATTLYQLMTEHEPYSETAWEGLADAWEARGERARAAEARERFERLMMEG; this comes from the coding sequence GTGACGACAACGTTGGTGCTAGTCGTCGACGATGAGCCGTCGATGCTCAAGGTCAGTGAGCTGACCCTGGCCTCCGCCGGTTACGACGTGATCGCTTTCGAGGACCCGATCGAGGCCCTGGCGGAGCTCAGGGACGGGTTGAGGCCCGACGTGATCGTGTCCGACGTCTCCATGCCGCCCATGGACGGCTTCGAGTTCCACGGTCACGTGCGCGAGATCTCCGAGTTGCGCGGCGTGCCGTTCCTCTTCCTCACTGCCCTCGAGGACCGCAACTCCATGCGCAAGGGCATGACCCTCGGCGCCGACGACTACCTCACGAAGCCCGTCAAGAAGGAGGAGCTCCTGGAGGCCGTCGGCGTGCGCTTGAGGCGCGTCGAGGAGCTGAGGCGCCCGCTCACGGGCGTCGTGGCCGCGCACGGCTTCGGGCACCCCATGGTCGTGCGCGAGGGGCAGAGACTCGACTGGGACTCGTTGAAGGCGCTCGAGTTCCTCTTCTACCTGCTTGAGCACCGGTCCGGTGTCACCACCTTCGAGGTCGCCGAGGCCCTGTGGCCCGGCAAGACCGAGTCGAAGGCGTCTAGCAGCTTCCACACGACCCTCTACCGGCTCCGCAAGGTGATGGGCGGCGACGTGGTCGAGAGCGCCAACCGGCGCTACTACCTCCAGGAGAGCTTCCAGATCGGTTACGACGTCGACTCCTACCGGCAGTTGGCGCGGCAGGCGCGCGAGACGGGCGGCATGCGGGACTTCCTCGCGGCCATCAGGCTCTACACCGGTCACTTCATGGCCGGCTTCGACTCCAACTGGGTCGACAACGTCAGGCTCAGCCTCCAGGCGTCGCACCTGACGCTCCTGGAGACGGCGGCAGCCAAGGCCGTGGCGAGCGACGACGTCACGCAAGCGACGACGCTCTACCAGCTCATGACGGAGCACGAGCCTTACAGCGAGACGGCGTGGGAAGGGTTGGCCGACGCCTGGGAGGCGCGCGGGGAACGCGCACGCGCCGCCGAGGCGCGCGAACGCTTCGAGCGACTGATGATGGAAGGCTGA
- a CDS encoding enoyl-ACP reductase — MYTIDLSGKTGLVMGVANQRSLAWAIAQPLADAGARLAFSYQSDRLRPTLEKLTEGLDAPLLVECDVGSDEHIDAMFERVGREFGKLDYLVHALAYSPAATFEHPFVETTRDDWRTAMDVSAYSLVATTNRAARLMTDGGSVVTLSYLAAERVVPHYNMMGVAKAALEASVRYLAYDLGPKGIRVNAISAGPMRTIAARSIAGFGDLYSQAGEMSMLKRNIDHEEVGGLGLSLLADRLGGGITGETVYVDAGFHAIGLFLPHGKE; from the coding sequence ATGTACACGATCGACCTAAGCGGCAAGACGGGCCTCGTCATGGGCGTCGCCAACCAGCGCTCCTTGGCCTGGGCCATAGCGCAGCCCCTGGCCGACGCCGGCGCGCGCCTCGCGTTCAGCTACCAGTCCGACCGCCTGCGCCCTACCCTCGAGAAGCTCACCGAAGGCTTGGACGCGCCCCTCCTGGTCGAGTGCGACGTAGGGAGCGACGAGCATATCGACGCCATGTTCGAGCGGGTCGGCCGCGAGTTCGGCAAGCTCGACTACCTCGTGCACGCGCTCGCCTACTCGCCCGCGGCCACGTTCGAGCACCCGTTCGTCGAGACGACGCGGGACGACTGGCGTACCGCCATGGACGTGAGCGCCTACTCGCTCGTCGCCACCACCAACCGCGCCGCGCGCCTAATGACCGACGGCGGGAGCGTCGTAACGCTCTCCTACCTGGCCGCGGAACGCGTCGTGCCGCACTACAACATGATGGGCGTGGCCAAGGCCGCGCTCGAGGCGAGCGTGCGCTACCTCGCGTACGACCTGGGCCCCAAGGGCATCAGGGTCAACGCCATCAGCGCCGGCCCGATGCGCACCATCGCGGCGCGGTCCATCGCCGGCTTCGGTGACCTCTACTCGCAGGCGGGGGAGATGTCGATGCTGAAGCGCAACATCGACCACGAGGAGGTCGGCGGCCTCGGTCTCTCCCTGCTCGCCGACCGGCTGGGCGGCGGCATCACGGGCGAGACCGTGTACGTCGACGCCGGCTTCCACGCCATCGGGCTCTTCCTCCCGCATGGCAAGGAGTAG